The window TCCACGCTTCTGGGGGCGCCATTGGGGGCGGCGTTGATCGGTTGGGTGTTTGATCGCTTTGCCGGAACGACGCCAGCCGGACTGTTGATCATGCTGTTCCTCGGGTTCGGCGCGGCCATCAGTCAGGTGATACGAATTTCAAAGGAGCGGGCCGAATAGGCCTCCTCCGCTCAAAAGGAAGAACAGGGTAAGCCATGAGCGCTGCGGCCGAAGTCAAGATCGACCCGATGCATCAGTTCCAGATCGAATCGCTTGGCGGTTCGGTTCTTGATGGCACGCCTTTTCATTTTACGAATTCCGCCTTGTGGATGCTGATTGTGCTCGGCTCGATCCTTCTCTTCATGTGGGGTGGGATGAAGCGCGATCTGGTTCCCGGGCGCTGGCAGGCGGCCGTCGAAAGTGTCACGGGTTTCATTTCCGGGATGGCGCTGACCAATATCGGTCCCGAAGGCCGCAAATATACGCCCTGGATCTTCACGGTTTTCATTTTCATCCTGTTTTCCAACCTGATGGGCATGATGCCTTTTGGCATCGTTGACGCAGCCCATCCCTTCACGGTGACGAGCCAGTTCACTGTCACGGGCGTGCTTGCGGTCATCAGCTTTTCGATCGTGTTGATCGTCGGGTTCTGGAAGCACGGCTTGCACTTCTTCTCGCTGTTTGTGCCGCATGGAACGCCGGGGCCTTTGCTGCCACTGATCGTGCCGATCGAACTGATATCGTTCATGGTCCGCCCGTTCAGCCTTGCGCTTCGTCTCTTCGTGGCGATGATCGCGGGTCACATCCTTGTTCATGTGTTTGGCTATTTCATCGTCAACGGCATCAACTCGGGCACACCAATGGGCTATGGCATTTCGCTGATCAGCTTCATCTTCATAGCAGGCGTCAATGCGCTCGAACTGCTGGTCTGTGCGATCCAGGCCTATGTGTTTGCACTGCTGACCTCGCTTTACATCAATGACGCGGTGCACCTGCACTAGGGTCTGAATTCAACCACCAACGGAATTTTCAAAGGAGTTAATTATGGATCTCGAAGCTGCAAAAGTGATTGGTGCCGGCCTGGCTGCCATCGGTGTTGGCGTTGCCGCAACCGGTGTGGGCAATGTCTTCGGCTCGTTCCTTCAGGGTGCACTGCGCAATCCTGCGGCTGCAGACGGCCAGCAGGGGCGCCTGTTCATCGGCTTCGCGGCTGCTGAATTGCTTGGCCTGATCGCCTTCGCGGTCGCCATGATCATTCTTTACGCCGTTTAAGTCTTAGATACGCCGTTCCCGCGAAGGCGGGAACCTGTGCAGGATAGGGGCAAGTGTTCGGCTTGCCCCTGCCTTCGCAGGGGCGACCTGAAGGATCGACAATGCCTCAGATCAATCAGCTATTGCTTGTCTACCAGTCACAGTGGTTCTGGCTGCTGCTGGTGCTTGCTGTCATCTACATCGGTATCGGGAAGGGGATGCTCCCCAAGATCGAAAAGACTGTGGATGATCGCGATGCCAAGATTGCCGGTGATCTGGCTGCGGCCGAACAGGCCCGGGCGGCTGCTCTCGAGATAGAGGAACGGGCGAAGGCCGCGCAGGTCGAGGCACGGACTGCGGCCCAGGCCGTTGCGGCACAAGCCAAGGCTAAGGCGGCCAAGGACGCGGAAAATCGGCTTGCCAAAGCAGATGCCGAAATCGCTGCCAAGGTTGCTGAGGCAGAGGCCAGTCTTGCCAAGGCGCGGGCAAAGGCGCTTGACGGGCTCGAAGCGGTCGCAGTCGATGCGGCACAGGATATTGTTGCCAAGGTTTCAGGCGCGAAGGTCACACCTGCACAGGCAGCGAAAGCAGTGAAGGCGGTATTGGGCAATGCTTGATCTAGCGATGTTTGCTGCGGAAGCAGCCGGTGCGGTGGCGGAACATGCCGAAGAGCCGACAGCCCTTTTCCTGACGCCCGGAGGCTGGGTCGCGGCATCGATGCTCTTCGTATTCGGCATCATGCTTTATGCGAAGGTGCCCGCAATCATTGCGGCAGCACTCGACAAGCAGATCGCCGGGATCAAGGAGCAGATCGATGCGGCGGAGCGGCTGCGGATCGAAGCCGAAAGCCTCAAGGGCGAGTATGAAAAGAAGATCAAGAACGCGTCCAAGGAAGCGGCTGTTCTGAAAGCTGCTGCCGAGGAAGAGGCCAAACTGATCGTCGCAAAGGCCAAGGAAGACGCAACCGCCCTGATCGCGCGTCGGACCAAGTCAGCCGAACAGAAAATCGAAGCGGCAGAACGTGCGGCCATCGCCGATGTGCGTGCAAAAGCTGCTGAAATGGCAACAGCTGCGGCCACCCAATTGATTGCCGCCAATCATGATGCACAGGTCGACAAGGCTCTGGTCGATACGACAATCGCTCGCCTCAATTAGGCTCTGCCCGACAGGAAGGGATGTCTCGATGAAGTATTTGATCGCCTCCGCCGCACTCTTTGCCAGCCTGTCAACTGCAGCAGGCGCACAGACTGTGACAGGCCCAGCGCCCGCAGCTGCAGCTGTGGCAGCATTCTCGATCGACTCCCCAATCGAGCAGCTCGTCGCCAACCCGGCGACAAAGGCTGTCCTTGAAGCGGACTTCCCGGGCGTCACGACACATCCGGCCTATGAGCAGTTCAAGGCCATGTCGCTGAAGCAGCTTGCGCCCTATTCGAACGGTATCATTACCGACGAGATGCTTGCCAAGGCCAGCGCGGACCTCGCAGCCGTCAAGTAAGGCTTTGCACGTCGCCCCTGCCTGTGCAGGGGAGACGGAATCGCTTCATTTGGAGCGTGACCGAGTCTAGGCTGATCCAATGTCCCAGCCCGACGCACCGGATCGTTTCAACGAGGAAAAGCAGACCTACACCATTCGCGGTGTGGATCAGCCGAATCTTGAAGCCGGGGTTGCTGCGATCCGCAATGTGCTGAAGACCCTGCCGCCCAAGCCGGGCGTCTACAGGATGCACGATGCGCGAGGCGATGTCCTTTATGTCGGCAAGGCCCGGGCGCTCCGCAACAGGGTGACGAATTACACTCAAGTAGAGCGGCTACCGAACCGAATCCGGCGGATGGTCGCGCAGACGCGCAGCATGACGATTGTCACGACCAACAGCGAAGCCGAAGCGCTGCTCCTCGAAGCGCAGCTCATCAAGCGCTACCGCCCAGCTTACAATGTGTTGCTCAGGGATGACAAAAGCTTTCCCTTCATCCTGCTGCGATCCGATCACGCGTTCCCGCGGATTCAGAAGCATCGGGGCGCCCGAAAGGCCAAGGGCAATTATTACGGCCCGTTCGCCAGCGCCGGCTCGGTCAACACCACAATCAATGCGCTGCAGAAACTCTTCCTGCTCCGTTCATGCACGGACAGTTTCTTCAACAACCGAGACCGGCCGTGCCTCCTTTACCAGATCAAGCGCTGTTCCGGGCCCTGCGTCGGGCGTATCGGCGTAGATGGCTATGGCGAACTTGTTGCCGATGCAAAAGCATTCCTGGGCGGCAAATCGACTGAAGTGCAGGCAAAACTCGGCAGGGAAATGGAAGCGGCAGCAGAAGCGCTCGATTTCGAGCGCGCCGCAATCCTGCGTGATCGGCTCAAAGCGCTAACCTTCATACAAGGAAGCCAGGCAATCAACGCCTCAGGCGTTGGCAATGCCGATATCTTTGCGCTGGCGACCAAGGCCGGGCAGGTCGGCATCCAGGCCTTCTTCATTCGCGGCGGCCAGAATTGGGGCCACCGCGCATTCTTCCCGACGCACACGCAGGACTTGTCGGAAGAGGAGGTCCTGACCAGCTTCCTCGCCCAATTCTATGAAGAAGTGCCACCGCCGAGGACCATTCTGCTCGATCGCGATTTGCCAGAGGCTGCGCTGCTGGCCGAAGCGCTGGTCGAGCGGGCAGGGGGCAAGGTGGAGATTGTTCGGCCACAGCGAGGGGATCGGGTCCGCCTTGTCCAGCAAGCAACGCGCAACGCGGTCGAGGCTTTGGATCGCCGGCTCGCCGAAAGCACAACACAAGGCAAATTGCTGCAGGACGTCGCAGACTTGTTCGAACTGTCCGAACCTCCGCAGCGGATCGAAATATACGACAACAGCCATATACAGGGCACGAATGCATTGGGGGCGATGGTTGTTGCCGGGCCGGAGGGCTTCCTCAAAAGCCAGTATCGCAAGTTCAACATCAAGCGCCCCGAGACCGCTCCCGGAGACGATTTCGCAATGATGCGCGAAGTGATGGAGCGTCGCTTCGGCCGCGCCCTGGAGGAAGACCCTGACCGCGAACGCGGCCTCTGGCCCGACCTTGTCCTGATCGACGGCGGCAAGGGGCAGATGAGTGCTGTGAAGGGTGCGCTGGAAGAACTCGGTGTCGAAGATGTCCCGCTCATCGGTGTTTCCAAGGGGCCGGATCG of the Aquisediminimonas profunda genome contains:
- a CDS encoding F0F1 ATP synthase subunit B, whose product is MLDLAMFAAEAAGAVAEHAEEPTALFLTPGGWVAASMLFVFGIMLYAKVPAIIAAALDKQIAGIKEQIDAAERLRIEAESLKGEYEKKIKNASKEAAVLKAAAEEEAKLIVAKAKEDATALIARRTKSAEQKIEAAERAAIADVRAKAAEMATAAATQLIAANHDAQVDKALVDTTIARLN
- a CDS encoding F0F1 ATP synthase subunit A; translation: MSAAAEVKIDPMHQFQIESLGGSVLDGTPFHFTNSALWMLIVLGSILLFMWGGMKRDLVPGRWQAAVESVTGFISGMALTNIGPEGRKYTPWIFTVFIFILFSNLMGMMPFGIVDAAHPFTVTSQFTVTGVLAVISFSIVLIVGFWKHGLHFFSLFVPHGTPGPLLPLIVPIELISFMVRPFSLALRLFVAMIAGHILVHVFGYFIVNGINSGTPMGYGISLISFIFIAGVNALELLVCAIQAYVFALLTSLYINDAVHLH
- a CDS encoding F0F1 ATP synthase subunit C, with the protein product MDLEAAKVIGAGLAAIGVGVAATGVGNVFGSFLQGALRNPAAADGQQGRLFIGFAAAELLGLIAFAVAMIILYAV
- the uvrC gene encoding excinuclease ABC subunit UvrC; translated protein: MSQPDAPDRFNEEKQTYTIRGVDQPNLEAGVAAIRNVLKTLPPKPGVYRMHDARGDVLYVGKARALRNRVTNYTQVERLPNRIRRMVAQTRSMTIVTTNSEAEALLLEAQLIKRYRPAYNVLLRDDKSFPFILLRSDHAFPRIQKHRGARKAKGNYYGPFASAGSVNTTINALQKLFLLRSCTDSFFNNRDRPCLLYQIKRCSGPCVGRIGVDGYGELVADAKAFLGGKSTEVQAKLGREMEAAAEALDFERAAILRDRLKALTFIQGSQAINASGVGNADIFALATKAGQVGIQAFFIRGGQNWGHRAFFPTHTQDLSEEEVLTSFLAQFYEEVPPPRTILLDRDLPEAALLAEALVERAGGKVEIVRPQRGDRVRLVQQATRNAVEALDRRLAESTTQGKLLQDVADLFELSEPPQRIEIYDNSHIQGTNALGAMVVAGPEGFLKSQYRKFNIKRPETAPGDDFAMMREVMERRFGRALEEDPDRERGLWPDLVLIDGGKGQMSAVKGALEELGVEDVPLIGVSKGPDRNAGRETFHFPDGREISLPINAPVLFYLQRLRDEAHRYAIGAHRTKRSKAITASPLDEVPGIGPARKKALLMHFGTARAVRDASLEDLARTPGVSETVARVVYDFYHAGG
- a CDS encoding ATPase, yielding MPQINQLLLVYQSQWFWLLLVLAVIYIGIGKGMLPKIEKTVDDRDAKIAGDLAAAEQARAAALEIEERAKAAQVEARTAAQAVAAQAKAKAAKDAENRLAKADAEIAAKVAEAEASLAKARAKALDGLEAVAVDAAQDIVAKVSGAKVTPAQAAKAVKAVLGNA